The DNA sequence GCCGATAATCCCTGGTTTGGAAAACAGCATTCTTGGTTACGTTACGTTCCTTTATTGCCTTTAACCCATGACGCATCATGGGTTACGACAAAGGATTCCCAGAATGGACCGTACTTAAGGcaggataataataataataataataataataataataataataaaataataataataataataataataataatgattatgataataataataataataataataataataataataataataataataataatgataataataataataataacaataataataataataataataataataataataataataataataataataataataataaaaataatgataatgataatgataatgataatgataatgataatgataatgataatgataatgataatgataataatgatgatgatgatgatgatgatgataaaaataaaaataataataataataataataataataataataataataataataataataataataataataataataataataataatagaaatgatgatgatgatgatgatgatgatgatgacgacgacgacgacgacgacgacgatgatgatgatgatgatgatgatgatgatgacgataacaACAGATTTTCTAAAGGGCCTTAAGGGACGACAGATTTTCGGCAGATTTTGACCTCAAGAAAACTTGTCCTAAGTTTTGTCGTGTCACAACTCTCGTAGCTCAAGATATGATTTTCCTAGTTATGATGTCGTAATCAATGACTTCATGTCACGTGTCCATTTTGCTGGACCCCCTTGACCTCAAGAAAACTTGGCCTAAGTTTGGTCGTGTCACAACTCTCGTTGCTAAGGATATGATTTTTCCTagttatgatgacgtcattaatgacGTAATGTTACGTGTACCATTTGTTGCCCCCCCCTTGACCTCAAGACAACTTGTCGTAAGTTTGGTCGGGTAACAACTCTCGTAGCTCAAGATATGATTTTCCCAGTTTTGATGAAGTAATCAATGACTTAATGTCACGTGTCCATTTTGCTGGACCCCCCTTGACCTCTAGACAACTTGTCCTAAGTTTGGTCGTGCCACAACTCCCGTAGCTCAAGATATTGATATTCGTATTTGTTATGACGATTGATGACGCAACGCTTAATGCCCCCCCTTCCCGTTACACCCCCTTGACGCTTAGACGACTTACCCTATGTTTGATTGTCTTGCGAATTGTTCTTTCGAAATCTATCCAAATTATATATCCAAATTCATGgatattacattaagcgtcgagtgttcttacattaagcgttaattCGGTTATAACATTAAGCGTTGAAAatgtgttacattaagcgttttACATTAAGCGCcgatttgttgttacattaagcgttagtgttacattaagcggcgatttttgttacattaagcgttagtgttataTTAAGCGGCGTTTTTTGTTCATCTTTgcacatcattatcattattccTCATTGTTGTATCTCCGTCTTCtattaagaaaatttagcccaaaaattgtcgtttttgccaaacgcggtcgcttccatataagaaaactaatatattccttatttggaaaaactgcatgattcttgtcacttttaaggttgccgtaccgcaggtgcttcgtaaacattatgacttgtaattagaaagagaaaaacagtgactgtgaccatcttcagtcaatggagaaagtatctgaaaagaaactaagagtcctcggtaccagtcccttaaaacgacaacgttttcttcatatgtttATCACtgaatcatcatcatcatcatcagtcgTCTGTTGTTCTCGTTGTCCTTATTGTCGTCCCTGTTGTGTTCGCGGTTGTTTTACTTCTATTTTGGCATATTTCCAGGTTCATGAGGTTCATATGAATGAGTCAATATTAATCAACGGGAGCGACGGGAGCCAAGTCGGAGACTTATCGAACCAGTTTCAAGATAAACCAGCCGAGTCAAGAGACCTAAGCTTATTGGCTGATAAGGTCTCACGTGTTTGCTTTCCAATTAGTTATTCACTTATTACACTgttatattttattgttattctttttttcgTGTAGCAAAGCCTTTTTTGATTGAAAGTTTTCCGTGAAAATTTCCAGTGGAACCTCCATGTAGTAGCCTCCCCagcaggcgtttttaggcaggcgtcgctcgctcgctccctcccccccctcccccccacaaaCGCCTGCTTCACCGAGCAGGTTTTATGTTAATATTGTTTTCTAAATTGCTTCAATACCCAATCAGCTTCAATGTATTGTCatattttagccaatcaaaatattttggaGATAAGTTAGTGCAACAGGCATTCAATTTGCGCTCTACGTTTATCGCGCCGTTATTGACACGACTCCAATTCCAACACCAAAAtacgtgaaaaataaaaaaaaattgtagaccatataatattgtgtttgagtcttcctttatttcaattttgccTTAAGAATGTCAGTAGAGTGAGTTTGAAGTTcgaattgtgtttttttacaatttgatCGTAAAAACTTCGAACACACGACGGCTATACAACAAAACTTACAAAAATCAACGAGTCGCCAAACCTGCaccaaaacatttttaaagcaAACCTTAGCTTTCAATTGAACCAAGTCTCATCTCAATGATGTGAGAATATTTTTACCATCGACTGTCGAATTTGCCGTGTGCGGCAACGTTGAGCGCTCACTACTCGGCTATTTGTTGCTAGTTCGACTTCGGAGAGCCTGTGGGAAGGTTGACGAATACATCGCACTTCTCCCTTACAAACTGCAATATTGATTCGGCCTGATAGGGATTTAGTTTTGGTACAGTAAAGCATAGCATACGGCTTATGTTTACGCGCGAAGTTAGTCAGGGTACTAAGTCCAGCCTTCCAGGAATTGGAAGGCTACTCCTCATTGGTCAATCGCTGGGAACACAAAACCCTGCTCGTTGAAGCAGGCTTGTGGAGGGGGAGCGAGCgacgcctgcctaaaaacgcctgcgagggaggctacCATGTAGTGGAGACACTCGATGTCCATATTTAGGCATCCTCTTAAAGAGCTATCTCCTCTCTGTGAAATAAGCATCCGCTATCTTGGATTCAAGCAAAGTTATTTCTTGTGATTGATAACAGGTCGGTTACAAAACATAAACCTTTGTGACAATATTCACTTTTCTTTTGAATGGTTATTATTTAGTGCTATAGTTCAGGAGAATGGATTTTAGCATCATTTCGacaaaaattgacaaaaagcttcacccctccccccttaaacAGAGGTAAAAAATTGTTATAGTTTTTTCCACACCTGTCATCAAAAGGCTATATAAGATAGCATAAGAGTAATATGCATAGAATGTTGTATTTGCAGGGTAGTTTAATTGCTCAGGCTGTCTATAATGCGAGGATTCAAAAGGCATTTACCAATAATGAGCCTTTTGCTACTTACCGTCTATCACTAATAGACCACTAGTAGCTCAGCTAGATGTGCTAGATGAAAAACAAAGCGCTAGATGAAACATAGCACTGGATGAAACATAGCACTAGATAAAACAGAGCGCTGGATGAAACATAGCACTGGATAAAACAGAGCGCTGGATAAAACAGAGCGCTGGATGAAACATAGCACTGGATAAAACAGAGCGCTGGATAAAACAGAGCGCTGGATGAAACATAGCACTGGATAAAACAGAGCGCTGGATGAAACAAAGAGCTAGATGAAAAACAAAGCGCTAGATGAAACATAGCACTGGATGAAACATAGCACTGGATAAAACAGAGCGCTGGATGAAACATAGCACTGAATAAAACAGAGCGCTGGATAAAACAAAGAGCTAGATGAAAAACAAAGCGCTAGATGAAACATAGCACTGGATGAAACATAGCACTGGATAAAACATAGCACTGGATGAAACATAGCACTGGATAAAACATAGCACTGGATGAAACATAGCACTGGATGAAACATAGCACTGGATAAAACAGAGCGCTGGATGAAACAAAGAGCTAGATGAAAAACAAAGCGCTAGATGAAACATAGCACTGGATAAAACAGAGCGCTGGATGAAACAAAGCGCTAGATGAAAAACAAAGCGCTAGATGAAACATAGCACTGGATAAAACATAGCACTGGATAAAACAGAGCGCTGAATGAAACAGAGCGCTGGATGAAACAAAGCGCTAGATGAAACATAGCACCGAATAAAACAGAACGCTGGATGAAACAAAGCGTTGTATAAGGGAGTAGCCTTTGGAAGCCAAAAATCATCGGCGAGTGTTCGCAGAACACTTTAATCAGTGTGAAATTCAAACATCCTATTATTCAAAATAATGCAAGGATGGTATTAAACAACATCACAACAGTGGCCGTAGGAACAAAATTCGTTAGGCAAACTTTCGATAATAAACCATGAATTTCCCTCTAAACATGGCTGAAATCATcttcggggacccagggcgtcgcagAGATCAGAAAAAATGAATGTGCCTTGTTTGCGAGGCGCTCTCCGTGTACTAAGAGGAGACGAAGGGAATATTACTGAGAAATTTCAACGACACCCTTTTATTGATCTATATTAATTGCTATCGTTTAACTCTGTAAAATTGTACTCAAATTGCTTACAACAAATCttatgaatattttatttattgatgTTCCAACCAGTGGCTTGTTTATGCTCTTCATGATCGCAATCTGCAAAATTAACATAtcaattaaaaatattaagtGTTGAATATGCACAAGTCTAGACACATCCTAATATCATATTTGGGTGTGGGGTTGTGGGATGTTAATCATAGCTAAccacatcattatcatcatcatcactattttATCCGTTTGCCCGTACTGTCTTGaccagttgacctttttaaaaccagtttgtaaatctttcaaatttcattttaattttaatcgTTCCGCCTGTTAATCAATGATTAGCTGATTGCTTCTCCTCCTAACTCGTTGTCATCTCGTTTTTTTTCGGGTGATCAAAGCAGTTCCCCCCCTTTACAAAACCAAAGGAATCCAGTCGGACTCCTAAACCATCACCAAATCAATTTGCAAATTATCACTATTTTCATCATTGAGGCTttaaaagacagcatttactGATTTAAATCCTATATTCAAATATTGGCTGAAAGAAAGTGAGGTAGCTAGGTTTGGATGACCCATCTTGAAGTCAGAGGAGTAAGTCTCCTGAGATATGATCAAATTAAATATGTTTGATCACCTTAAGAGGAACTGTTTATCTGATAAACAGCAAGCACGCCTCCAGCTCCCGTCCCTTGGTACGAATTCTGGGAAGTGCACTCGACCTGGCCGTGCATTGAATAATTACTTGACGAGTCGCCTGACCAGCACTCGCCGTAATACTCGATTCCGAAGTGGGTCCAAGTGGGATGTTCAGCCGTTACCTTTGAGGAAATTTACAATtgataacaatataattttttgtGATGATTGGTGCGGAGGGGTGATGGAGTTCTGCCTTCAACTAGAAAACAAGAACATAAACAAAGaaccaaagaaaacaaacaaacaatccCAGTTAAACGGGGATGCATGTCGTATTTtgaagggccgtagcaagggggTGGGGAACTGGAGGCATGTGTCCCCCCCCgaccattttttaaaaagaattataaggaaatgatcaGTAGGGAATGGGTGTCCCcccttaatgtttctgtattgtgcccgcCCCCGCCCCCAATCTTACGTTCCTGCTACACTGCTCTATTCTTTAGGCCTCATCCTTGTTCCTGGCTCATTTAAGGTTAGCACATTATGCCTATATTATCAAAATTACATATCAAATCGCCTTTAAAGTGTATAACGGGCTTGATACACGCTTTTTAAGCGTTTTGTAAAACTTTTATGAGATATCTTTCATTGTCGGGGCTTCACCCCGGTGTAAGGACCATTCCCAGATCGTATTAAGCTCTGTTTTAATCATGATTTTTTCTACCATTCGTTCTTCTAAACAACAGTGACGCAACTCACAGGTTCTTACACTGGGAACAAGCCGTTGTTAGAGTAAGGACCTGTCGTACTACCTAAAGATCCAATTTTCTTACCGCTGCTTGGCATTTTGCAATGGTTGCGCTCATATCATTCCAGTTAATTTCATCTCGGAAATTTGCGACCGACGTAGGTAGAGGACGTTCAGAACTACTGCTAGTGAAACATCCAAGAAAGTGGAAGCACTGGATGTCGCTGTTACAGACTTGTTGCACTGATGGCTTGGTGTCATGATGACAATGGAAATCTGCGAGGGACTGGTACACACCGTTCAGGTCCTTCTGCTTACAGGATACGGTCCTTGTCTGTTGACCCCCCGCACAGGTCGTCGTGCACTGAAAAGGGAAACGAGTAATTTGTCGTTAGTTATTGTCTGAGACGTATTAAGAGAAGATGGAAGACGCCTGATTTACTTCATCGACCCAGACCTCTCCAGTACGACTACGATATCAGCGTCAGTAGTATATGCTCGGTCTCTTGGTAGTCGTTTGTGACGGTGGAAGTGGCGGTGGAATAATAAATGCATGGTATTGGATATAAGTACCAAAACCATGAAGTGCTTGAACCATAAACCAACTCGTTTCGCTAACCTTCCCCGAGCTCCCTAGCTCAAGATAAACTTTAAGATGGCTATTGTTGAGCGAGAACGGAGAACGTCTATACAGACTCGGAGATAGGGAATATTACGCCTCGGTTTGTCTGTTTATAGTAACCAGGTGCTTTCACGGACCGGTGGATCATGGAGGATCGTGTGGATCAACCTTAAGGGTTTCTCAGGCTGGCCCAGTCCGCCCTTCGAAACCGTGGAAGCCAAGATAAATGTCGTAAGAGACGTAATACAATGCTTGAATATTTAGGCGTTGTTGTATTTATAAGTgaatcttttaaaaagaaaGCAGTGGGAAAAAGAGCGACACAAGCCGTGGATGGTGTATACAAAAAAGGCTTAGTTCCGTGTGAAATTAGAATGCTTTCTACAGTGTCTATTCCCTTACAATCATCGGTTGTTATTCGATAAACAATCCGGGttttttcaagcttttgtTTTGGTGGTTTTTGTGGCGTTTTTCGATAAACAACATTGTCACAACAAAGTGAATCATTTGTATCTCCTGTATAATTAGCGTTACCGACACAGGGCTTTTTTTGGAATTGCAAACTAGACCATAGAGTGTCCTGAGGGGTTTTTGCGAGTTGAGTAACGCAAGACCGTCGTAAATATGTACATACACCAAGGAAACTTTATTGCAGCATTGGTTTACTTTATGAATCCGCATAACACAGTGTGCATAGTACCTGTACTGTACTATGCTTTTCTTTTGTTGAATTATCAAACTTCTCCTTTTTGTCCTTCTGTGTTTGTATTGGTTTTTCTTGTATTAGTCTACTCTtttctgtgtgtgtgtgtgttagtactttttgttttttttctttcaatataaaataacaaaaaac is a window from the Nematostella vectensis chromosome 9, jaNemVect1.1, whole genome shotgun sequence genome containing:
- the LOC116614936 gene encoding uncharacterized protein LOC116614936, giving the protein MATTTASDPFYGVKPVNVTLDLAITSISHISEKDMVHEVHMNESILINGSDGSQVGDLSNQFQDKPAESRDLSLLADKVSRVCFPISYSLITLLYFIVILFFV